ATTATCAGTACATTCAAAATGTCATACAAGGGGAAAGCTTATgctttgtttatgtttttattaatatacttATTACTTCTTCTTATACTGGTGCCACACCAGTTCCCCCTCCTAaatttcacctttcttttttttttttttttgagatggagtcttgctctgtcgcctaggctggagtgcagaggcgcaatctcggctcactgcaacctccacctcccgggttcaaacaattatcctgcctgagcctcccgagtagctgaaactacaggcacccgccaccatgccgggtaattttttgtatttttagtagagatggggtttcaccgtgttagccaggatggtcttgatctcctgacctcgtgatccacccgccttggcctcccaaagtgctgggattacaggtgtgagccactgtgcctggctggtcaCCTTTCTTTCAATGCCATTCTCATTCAAATGAACTCCTAAATTTAGAATCTTTACACATTCCTTTTATTCATTCTCTATATCCAGTTAGTTACCAAGTTCTTTGAaatatcttttgttatttttcctttcttcttattcccatttttatttctttctaggcCATCATGGCCTCAGACCTGTAATGCTTCTGCAGACACTAAGCTGGTCTTCCTAACAACAGTTCTTCCTTACCACTGTCAAACTAATCTGATAGGTTCAACTAATGCAAACTGAGCACTTGCTGTGTATTTAGTGCAGTATTAGGCGATGGGAATACACACTGATTTGAACCGAAGAGGGTTTGGCCAGTAATGGGACAAGCAATGTAGCTGCAATAAGTATAATATATTCAAagcaaaaggaaagaatattttgTCTTAGAAGATGCAAGTTCCCAGCATTAGATGGAGATGCTTTCCCTTAATACCATGAAACTTGGAGTTTGGATGGGAAGGAGTAAGTATTTAATAAGGTGTGTTGAGTGTTACAATAGAAATGTGCAATGGGCCCAGTAGAGACAATTCTGCTCTATTAAGCGGTCAGGGAAGGGCCTCTCAGAGAAAATAAAGGAGTCACAATTGTTTAGAaagtggtgtttttgtttgttttgttttattttgttttttttagacagagcctcattctgtcacccaggctggagtgcaatggcgcaatctcagctcgctgcaacctccgcctcctgggttcaagtgattctccagccttagcttcctgagtagctgggactacaggcacatgccaccacacctgggtaatttttgtatttttcatagggacggggtttcactatgttggccaggctagtctcgaactcctgacctcgtgatccacccacctcagcctcccaaagtgctgggataacaggcatgagccactacacccggcttgtttgcttttgtttttgtttttgtttttgtgatggagttttgctcttgttgcccaggctggagtgcagtggtgcaatcttggctcaccacaacctctgtctcccaggttcaagtgattctccagccttagcctcctgagtagctgagactacaggcatgtgccaatatgcccagctaattttgtatttttagtagagatggggtttttcccagttggtcaggctggtcttgaactcccgacctcaggtgatccacctgccttggcctccagaagtgctgggattacaggcgtgagccaccatgcccagcctagaaagTAGTGTTTTAAACTAAGGAAACGAGTATCATTAGGTCTGGGGCCAAGAGAGAGCTGTTATGTATCAGGCACTAAGGAAGAAGAATAAAACCTGGACTCTGCCATCAGGAGCTGATATTCATTGTTACAGAAGTTAAGATGATAAAGATTGGACTTTGGGGGCCAGATGTGGCCAGGAGAAGCTGGTTGTCTCATCTGACTTTGAACTAAGGGGTTGATTAATACATAAAATTCAGTGAATTTCTTGATGCACTGAGATTATAGAGCTATATCTCAAAGACAGACCTAACGTACCTACCAATCTCATAGAAGACTGGTATATAAAGAGAATGTCAATTCATTATGTCATTAGTTTACAGTGACTAGTGGACTGGAATTATCTTGTTGGCATGGGAAATTTATCTTTTCCCTTGAGAGAGACAAATGAGAAGCCAGGTTATGAGAAAATCATTTATGAGAGTATGGAATCAGAACATGGAGACTTTCACCAAAGGAATTGCTATATAACGGAATCAGTATGCAGACAGGGAAAGATACCTTCTCCATTGTTGAATGGGTTTTTCCAGTGTTTACTTAATTATGATTGGGTTTCATTAATCAGTTTATATTCAAGAGGTTAGTCTTCATCCAAGAGACAATGGGAAGTCTCTGAAGGAGTTTAGGCAGGGGTGGGGTATAATCAGATCTCTGTTTTTGAAAGATGTGGTGGCATGAAAACTGTATTAGAGGGAATATAAGGAAGCCAAGGCAACATTTATGAATCAGTTCTAGTAGTCCACATAATGACTAATGATTGATAAATAGGGATAAAGTTTAAAGAACAGAATCTAATAGGGATTGATTCTATCTATTTTACTGCTACTCAGATTCCCACCATATAGCTCATGTCGTTTTTCTGcatcaggtattttattttctatataaagaAATGTTCCTTAAAACGGAGTTTGGATTTTTCCAGAATGGACAGGACAAAGAACTTTGTCTTTGCCTAAACATTGTCCCGTTAGGTCTGTGACTTTCATTTTATTGCAGAAATACTTGTATGAATAAGTTCGTATCAATTTAAACAGTAAAGGGTTTGGCCAGGAATCGGACAAGCAGTGTCAGTGCAGTTGTTTAAAATATAGagcaaagaaaaagagcaaaggaaCCCATGTTTGCTGTAGGTTCCCTCTTCTTCAGAGACCAGTTTTTACTGAGTGATTCCAGAGAGGTGAAAATCTCCATATTAGAGTTCTGAAGTGGGAAGACAATTGCTCTTGCCTTAGAAGAAGCAGGTTCACAGTTTTATACAAAATAAGATAATTATTTCATCTTTACTTGTGTGGGTTATGTTTTAGTTTGCTTTAGAAACCTGATAGAATTCTCATTTGAGAAGTTAAAATATACTCTTGGACTATCCCAAGCACTATTCTTGTATTAAGTATCTTTAAAAGTTGAATGAATGCCAAGCTATTTACACAAATACAAGTCCGCTCTTTGGGTGCAATTGGCACTTGATGTTGGTAAGGAGTAATTTTTAACAGCCTTTGAAACCTGTTATAGTGGCTTCCCCTTTCAAGGAAGATTTCATTTGAATACATACAAAATAGATATGACAACACAGATTTGTTTTTGGAAGGTAGATCCAGCTTTCTTAATTGTTTGAATTTCCTTAAATTCAACCtttttacatttctgttctttaggtCTGCCAAAATGTCTGAAAGATCAGATCTCCTTCACTTCAAGTTTGAAAATTATGGAGATTCAATgttacaaaaaatgaacaaattaagaGAAGAGAATAAATTTTGTGATGTTACAGTTCTCATAGATGATATTGAGGTACAGGGACATAAAATTGTGTTTGCTGCAGGTTCCCCCTTCTTAAGAGACCAATTTTTACTGAATGATTCCAGAGAGGTGAAAATCTCCATATTACAGAGTTCCGAAGTGGGGAGACAATTGCTCTTATCCTGTTATAGTGGTGTGCTGGAATTCCCTGAGATGGAACTGGTAAATTACTTGACTGCTGCAAGTTTTCTTCAGATGAGCCACATTGTAGAACGGTGCACACAGGCCCTGTGGAAGTTTATAAAGCCAAAACAACCAATGGATAGTAAAGAGGGATGTGAACCACAGAGTGCTTCTCCCCAGTCAAAAGAACAGCAGGGAGATGCCAGAGGCTCCCCAAAGCAGGACTCACCTTGTATTCATCCATCTGAAGACAGTATGGATATGGAGGACAGTGATATTCAGATTGTTAAGGTAGAATCTATTGGGGATGTATCAGAGGTTAGAAGTAAAAAAGATCAGAACCAGTTTATTTCTTCCGAACCCACTGCTTTACATTCATCAGAGCCCCAGCACTCCCTGATAAATTCAACTGTGGAAAACAGAGTAAGTGAAATAGAACAAAACCATCTCCACAATTATGCCCTTTCTTATACAGGCAGTGATAACATCATCATGGCCTCAAAAGATGTCTTTGGCCCTAATATTCGAGGTGTAGACAAAGGCCTACAGTGGCATCACCAATGCCCAAAGTGTACCAGGGTGTTTCGTCACCTGGAGAACTAcgccaaccatttaaaaatgcacaaacTCTTTATGTGTCTACTCTGCGGCAAGACTTTCACTCAGAAAGGCAACCTTCATCGACACATGCGTGTGCATGCCGGAATTAAACCTTTCCAGTGTAAAATCTGTGGGAAAACCTTTTCTCAGAAGTGTTCCTTACAGGATCATCTTAACCTTCACAGTGGAGATAAGCCCCATAAATGTAACTATTGTGATATGGTTTTTGCACATAAACCAGTTTTGAGGAAACACCTTAAACAGCTGCATGGCAAAAACAGCTTTGATAATGCCAATGAGAGAAATGTACAAGACCTCACAGTGGATTTTGATTCTTTTGCATGTACAACAGTCACAGACTCTAAAGGGTGTCAGCCACAACCCGATGCAACACAGGTCCTGGATGCAGGTAAACTGGCCCAAGCTGTCCTGAACTTAAGAAATGATAGTACTTGTGTGAATTGAGTAGGGGCTTCATGCTCACAACTCGAACTGACTGAGAATGTGGCAATAGTCTCAGTCTTTTTAGGAGTGATTTTGCTAGTTTGACTTCTCCAAAGCCTCTGCGTAGGTGGTAGGGAGTGAGTCAAAGCACTAGTAGACCAGGCAACTTACCACTTGGAGTGGATTTGCCTTACTTTTGCCCTCTCCCATTTTCTGTTTTGAGTTATTTATCTTGTAAAGTCTGTTTTCCTTTTCCAAGGAATAATTCCTTTTGTCTACCTAACATTGACTTATGTCTTAGACTGACACTGTTTTAGGCTTTTCACTAGGCACATTCCGAAGGTACCAACAAGTTAATAACATCACCTACTCTCCACTAATAGATGCTATGCTAAGAGAAGTGAAAAATCTTTCTTTGGTAGAAAATAGGCTGAGATAAAAGGTGATATTGCTATTGACCTGAAAATGTGATAGAACTTCTGGTTGCCTATTGATTATTTCTCCATGTCTGGTAAATGAATCTGCTTCCTACCATTTGTACTTGTCTTGGAGCTGGCTATAAAGAAGTATGCTGGTTTGTTATGTACTCTTTTCAACAGTATCATAGCCCAACTTCATCTCATTGAATTGTTCACATACACCAGAATACCCTCTCTTGAGGAACACCTGCAGGCAGATAGTTAGGGATGACCATGAGGAGCATAATCAACAGGGATAGAAGTACACTTATACAACAGCACTTACATGGGCGGTTTCTCTGGTAGCATGTCCCATAAGAGGCCATATGCTTATAATTAATGTGTAACTTGTTGATGCTTTAGAGATCAGGACTGCTCCAGGCACGCTAAAAATGTGCTAAAGTATAATAGGCTCTCTAAAAAGAGGCTATTTGGGAGTCTctgaattttgtttcagagtttaGCCATCAGAAAGGTGAGTTTGGCCATCAGAGTTTTGTCCTGTGCACTATAAAAGTCTCTGAATTTTCATTTCCTCATGTACCTTAATTTCTAAAATGGATGATAAAAGTTAGGTTGGACACAGAAGGGGCAATCAAATTTCTGTATTCAGATACCTCTTAAAGGTACACTGTCCCACCTTGCTGCCTTTGATTGTGAATACAAAgttaattttcaaaaaggaaaaacaaaacaactctttTTCCTAAAACACATGTACTTCAGACCTAAAATTCTGAGTCTTATTTGTTTCTCACCCATGAATTAGATTTAGGTAATAGTATTAGTAGAGTCCTTAGAGAATCTTAAGAGGTCATTTACTCCAcctctttcattttaaattgggGTCTCCAAATCCTGAAGAGGTGGCCTGGCCAATATTGGCCAAGGTATAACTAAATATGAGCTAgcatcttcttccttcttctcactATCCCTTGGCTTTAAAAGATTTAGTACATGAAGAATAACGTATTAGCAAAAAGCTCCTAGTTTGTGTTTCCCCTTTGTGTCTCCCTGTTGGCTTTCTGAGACAACCTGAATTTTGCCAACAAAATATCGCAGAGggatttatattaattattttttagatgaataTTATATTCTTCCCATCCAAGTGAGTGATTTGCTAGGTTTGTTTAGGGAGGAAAAAAGCAAGAATAATGTGAGAAAAATCTAAATGCGAAGTTGATTTTGTGTGGAAAACTGTTTATTAGTTTCCATCAggattttctgcttttatttttgagttatGAGAGTGcatgcagatttgaaaaattaggCTTGCATAGTCAGAGGAGATCTTAAATTGTTATATTTGATACGTTTACATGTATCATTGTTATCATATGTAAATTATCATCATGTGAGTCAGATGTGAagtatgatttttgtcttttgttcaaatatttaaaatgataatacaGTTGAGTGATAAGACTAATAGGTACTTTATGCCTAACATCACTCATTATATGGTCTAATGATGCTTCCTAGCATTGTGATTTTTACATGATCCAGCCAAAGAGTACCAATTCTATGCAATAGTGAGACTCTACCCTGTCAACCAAACAgcattttttggtattttctgtCAACATCATTTCTTCACAAGGAAATTTCAAGTTGGAGTGCTTCCTTTGCTCACATTCATGTCCTGTTTTTGTTACTGGTTTGAAGACTAAAAGGCACGGGTTCAAATAAGATTGGTCTCTTTGGTTGGAGACTATTTCTGGGTTCATTCAGTTGTTCAAGAAACATTAGTTAAGCACCTACTGTTGCTAGACACTATGCTAGATACTGAGGATAATGAAGGTAAGATTGAtatagtccctgccctcatggagcttatagtctCATGTGGTCTTAGTGAAACAAAGTCTTAATTTGCTTTTAtactagaaataataaagaaagctGCCTTGCTGTATTCAATCAGTTAAAATCAGCAACTGTGCTTTTGTATCAGTAAAACATTTAGTTCTCACcttttgaaaatgcaaaccaCTGAAGTGATTTACAGTCTCCTCCATTTTTGGCTGGAGAGGTGTTCTGTTTCTGTgagacatttttctaatttttgtggaACTTGACTTTCCTCCTTCTTTGCTTATACGTGTTTGTTAGATTATATTGCAAAGAAGTCAAGTTACTGATATCCAGTACATTTTATAGAGGAAGATGACTTTCAAAACTAGTCATATTTCTGTAGAGGAGGAAGATCTTTAAAACTTTTATCATTCAGCATTTGTATTTTATGGATCCCCAGGAGAACTAAAAAGGAGATGACTCTCTACCAtagtttggtttaaaaaaattacgctgtcagttatttatttattatttaatactaAAGATAAACTCCAAACTGAAGTGGTTCTGAGGTAAATCagatatgattttaatttgtttaagtttctttatTAGCAGATCTATAAATGGAAGGTGACCAATGTCACTGCTTCTAAAATACTGTCCTAAACAACCCAGAAGATTTTATTTCAGCTCACGAATAGCTGTTCTAAATCTGTTGTATGTTAGACATACTATGAACTACCTCTTCACTTATTATGGGGAAGTTTCCTTAATAAAAGTGTGACGATTAAAGCTCTGGTGTCAttggtttattttctcacattcccctccttctattcttttttaattgctttaCTTTGAATACAGGAAGGTCTTCTTTATGTATagtcttaaaaatacatattaagcaTGCTGAGCTTGCcttcagaagaaaatatgaattaaTCAGAAAGTTGTTACTAGATTCAGTTACTTCCATGAGAACCTGTTGCTGGAGGAGCAGAGCAACTGCCTTTAAGAATTGGTTCagaggcggccgggcgcggtggctcacgcctgtaatcccagcactttgggaggccgaggcaggcggatcacgaggtcaggagatcgagaccatcctggctaacacggtgaaaccctgtctctactaaaaatacaaaaacttagccgggcctggtggcagacgcatgtagtcccagctactcgggaggctgaggcaggagaatggcgtgaacctgggatgcggatcttgcagtgagccgagatcgctccactgcactccagtctgggcgacagagggagactctgtctcaaaaaaaaaaaaaaaaaaaaaaaaaagaatagaattggtgcagaggctgggcgcggcggctcatgcctgtaatccgagcactttgggaggccaaggcgggtggatcacctgaggtcaggagttcgagaccagcctggccaacatggtgaaaccccgtctctactaaaaatacaaaaattagctgggtgtggtggcaggcacctgtaatcccagctactcaggaggctgaggcaggagacttgcttgaacctgctaggtggaggttgtggtaagccgagatcgtgccactgcactcccgcctgggcgacagagactccgtctaaaaaagaagaaaaaagaatttgttcagacATGTCTTCATTCAGCACAAATACTTGATGCCTACCAAGTGCTAGACTTCGAGAATACAAAGATCAGTAAGCCACTGTCCTAAATACCTCTGCCTAGATGAGGCACAAATTAATACAGGCGTGTTAAGTGCAATAATGAAGGCAGGCAAAGGGATTACAGGTTTCCGACTGGGAACCAATTATCTTAGGGCAGTTCAGGATGGCTTGAAGGATGATGAGATTTATAGACGGGTTCTTTAAAGATACGTTTGGgaaggctgggctcggtggctcacgcctgttatcccagcactttgggaggccaaggcgggcggatcacgaggtcaggagatcgagaccatcctggctaacacggtgaaaccccgtctctactaaaaatacaaaaaaaaaaaaaaaaaaaaaaaaatttaggcgtggtggcgggcacctgaagtctcagctactcgggaggctgaggcaggagaatggcgtgaacccaggaggcggagtttgctgtgagccgagatcctgccactgcactccagcctgggcgacagagcgagactccctctcaaaaaaaaacaaaaaaaaacaaaaaaaaaaacgtgagGAAAAGGCTAGGACACGTCAGAGGAAACAGCTGGGCCAAAAGTTTTGGGAGGGAGGAACGGATTTAAGTGTGAAGCTAGATCCAGAGGTTGGGGCCAGCTCCTAATGGGGCATTAACTAGGCAATCTCGAATACGGATCTTTATGATAGTTTGTGCTCTGCCACCTTTCAAGTTGTAGGTGGCCCCAATAAGGAGAGGAATCGTCCCAGAATAATCCATAAAAGGTCTGGTTACTCTGACAGACGTGCCGTAACCAAACCTCAAACCCCGTCTCCAATTCGGATGTTCAGGAGG
The nucleotide sequence above comes from Symphalangus syndactylus isolate Jambi chromosome 3, NHGRI_mSymSyn1-v2.1_pri, whole genome shotgun sequence. Encoded proteins:
- the ZBTB26 gene encoding zinc finger and BTB domain-containing protein 26 isoform X1, with the protein product MERLGKRPRLRRRSAKMSERSDLLHFKFENYGDSMLQKMNKLREENKFCDVTVLIDDIEVQGHKIVFAAGSPFLRDQFLLNDSREVKISILQSSEVGRQLLLSCYSGVLEFPEMELVNYLTAASFLQMSHIVERCTQALWKFIKPKQPMDSKEGCEPQSASPQSKEQQGDARGSPKQDSPCIHPSEDSMDMEDSDIQIVKVESIGDVSEVRSKKDQNQFISSEPTALHSSEPQHSLINSTVENRVSEIEQNHLHNYALSYTGSDNIIMASKDVFGPNIRGVDKGLQWHHQCPKCTRVFRHLENYANHLKMHKLFMCLLCGKTFTQKGNLHRHMRVHAGIKPFQCKICGKTFSQKCSLQDHLNLHSGDKPHKCNYCDMVFAHKPVLRKHLKQLHGKNSFDNANERNVQDLTVDFDSFACTTVTDSKGCQPQPDATQVLDAGKLAQAVLNLRNDSTCVN
- the ZBTB26 gene encoding zinc finger and BTB domain-containing protein 26 isoform X2; its protein translation is MSERSDLLHFKFENYGDSMLQKMNKLREENKFCDVTVLIDDIEVQGHKIVFAAGSPFLRDQFLLNDSREVKISILQSSEVGRQLLLSCYSGVLEFPEMELVNYLTAASFLQMSHIVERCTQALWKFIKPKQPMDSKEGCEPQSASPQSKEQQGDARGSPKQDSPCIHPSEDSMDMEDSDIQIVKVESIGDVSEVRSKKDQNQFISSEPTALHSSEPQHSLINSTVENRVSEIEQNHLHNYALSYTGSDNIIMASKDVFGPNIRGVDKGLQWHHQCPKCTRVFRHLENYANHLKMHKLFMCLLCGKTFTQKGNLHRHMRVHAGIKPFQCKICGKTFSQKCSLQDHLNLHSGDKPHKCNYCDMVFAHKPVLRKHLKQLHGKNSFDNANERNVQDLTVDFDSFACTTVTDSKGCQPQPDATQVLDAGKLAQAVLNLRNDSTCVN